A stretch of the Microcoleus sp. FACHB-672 genome encodes the following:
- a CDS encoding polymorphic toxin type 43 domain-containing protein, with protein sequence MRILIVDSLGNSDENQQTIQLIQTLPFCKPVDFIFDYANLRLALALDFESHPQLVESLQVLTNPKELEIVGGRFGRTASGQLATSEWSGRYGEAWNELNRQCFTKFMSALGMPIIHRAWHKQQTANEVG encoded by the coding sequence GTGAGAATACTCATCGTTGATTCGTTAGGTAATTCTGACGAGAATCAGCAGACAATTCAATTAATTCAGACTCTGCCATTTTGCAAACCTGTTGACTTCATCTTCGACTATGCTAATTTGAGGCTGGCTCTTGCTCTAGATTTTGAAAGTCATCCTCAACTTGTAGAATCCTTACAAGTATTGACCAATCCAAAAGAACTGGAAATTGTTGGTGGACGCTTTGGCAGAACCGCGTCAGGACAGTTGGCTACATCCGAATGGAGTGGTCGCTACGGTGAAGCTTGGAATGAATTAAATCGGCAATGCTTCACTAAGTTTATGTCAGCTTTAGGTATGCCCATTATTCATCGGGCTTGGCATAAACAGCAAACTGCTAATGAGGTCGGTTAG